A single region of the Arthrobacter sp. PAMC25564 genome encodes:
- a CDS encoding NAD(P)/FAD-dependent oxidoreductase encodes MTTATELPAPGPAAAPAEAPITMLNPDFPFSYDHYLAHPDGLGSVPPALYGTEVAVVGAGLSGLVTAYELMKLGLRPVVYEADRIGGRLRTASFPSAPGVVADLGGMRFPVSGKAFYHYVELLGLQTQEFPNPLAAATSSTVIELAGQKHYATTAADLPPFFREVAEAWKAAVNDGASFAQMQEAIRARDTARIKELWNELLPLLDEQTFYGFIAGSDSFKEAGFAHREAFGQVGFGTGGWDTDFPNSILEILRVVYTDADDAHRLISGGAQRLPEALWQHAPSGMAHWPEGTSLASLHAGAPRGAVDRIAREGSGDFRIRERWGRESAYPAVVTTCQSWLLSTRIHTEETLFPAALWTAIERSHYMQSSKTFVMVDRPFWKDTDPATGREVLSMTLTDRLNRATYLLDNGPDQPAVILLSYTWNDDALKWLALDADERVELMLHSLAQIYPDVDIAGHIVGQPITVSWEADPNFMGAFKANLPGHYRYQQRLFSHFKQDKLPDEQRGIFLAGDDVSFTAGWAEGAVTTGLNAVWGVVNHLGGRTPAGNPGPGDLLDELGPISLD; translated from the coding sequence ATGACCACCGCCACCGAACTGCCGGCCCCCGGACCGGCCGCGGCTCCGGCCGAAGCACCCATCACCATGCTGAATCCGGATTTCCCGTTCAGCTACGACCACTACCTCGCCCACCCGGACGGCCTGGGGTCGGTGCCGCCGGCGTTGTACGGGACGGAGGTCGCCGTCGTCGGGGCCGGCCTGTCCGGGCTGGTGACCGCCTATGAACTCATGAAGCTGGGCCTCCGCCCGGTCGTTTACGAAGCGGACCGGATCGGCGGCCGGCTGCGGACCGCGAGCTTCCCCTCCGCGCCCGGCGTCGTCGCGGACCTCGGCGGGATGCGCTTCCCGGTCTCCGGCAAGGCTTTTTACCACTACGTTGAGCTGCTCGGGCTTCAGACCCAGGAGTTCCCGAACCCGCTGGCGGCGGCGACCTCCAGCACAGTGATCGAACTCGCCGGGCAGAAGCATTACGCCACCACAGCGGCGGACCTCCCGCCGTTCTTCCGGGAGGTCGCGGAGGCATGGAAGGCCGCGGTTAACGACGGCGCCAGCTTCGCGCAGATGCAGGAGGCCATCCGGGCCCGGGACACCGCCCGGATCAAGGAACTGTGGAACGAACTGCTCCCGCTCCTGGACGAACAGACGTTCTACGGCTTCATCGCCGGCAGCGACTCGTTCAAGGAAGCGGGCTTCGCCCACCGCGAGGCCTTCGGCCAGGTCGGGTTCGGCACCGGCGGCTGGGACACCGACTTCCCCAACTCCATCCTCGAAATCCTCCGCGTGGTGTACACGGACGCGGACGATGCGCACCGTCTCATCTCCGGCGGCGCCCAGCGGCTCCCCGAGGCACTCTGGCAGCACGCGCCGTCGGGCATGGCACACTGGCCCGAGGGGACCTCCTTGGCATCACTTCACGCGGGGGCCCCGCGGGGCGCCGTGGACCGGATCGCCCGCGAGGGCAGCGGAGACTTCCGGATCCGGGAACGGTGGGGCCGTGAGTCCGCCTATCCCGCCGTCGTGACGACCTGCCAGTCGTGGCTGCTGTCCACCCGGATCCACACCGAGGAAACCCTGTTTCCCGCAGCACTGTGGACGGCGATCGAGCGCTCGCACTACATGCAGTCGTCCAAGACCTTTGTTATGGTGGACCGGCCGTTCTGGAAGGACACCGATCCCGCGACCGGCCGCGAGGTGCTGTCCATGACGCTGACGGACCGGCTGAACCGCGCCACCTACCTGCTGGACAACGGCCCGGACCAGCCCGCGGTGATCCTGCTGTCCTACACCTGGAACGACGACGCGCTGAAATGGCTGGCACTCGATGCGGACGAGCGGGTCGAACTGATGCTGCACTCGCTCGCCCAGATCTACCCGGACGTTGACATCGCCGGCCACATCGTGGGCCAGCCGATCACCGTCTCCTGGGAAGCGGATCCCAACTTCATGGGCGCCTTCAAAGCCAACCTGCCCGGGCACTACCGCTACCAGCAGCGCCTCTTCAGCCACTTCAAGCAGGACAAACTGCCGGATGAACAGCGCGGGATCTTCCTCGCCGGCGACGACGTCTCCTTCACGGCAGGGTGGGCCGAAGGCGCCGTCACCACCGGGCTGAACGCCGTCTGGGGCGTGGTCAACCACCTCGGCGGCCGGACGCCCGCCGGCAACCCGGGACCCGGGGACCTGCTCGACGAGCTCGGGCCGATCTCCCTGGACTGA
- a CDS encoding amino acid permease: MTVPTLTRERPPATYRRPGLAAQLLRRKPIGQLVSEAETGHGGTGLVRSFGVMHLTMISVGATLGTGILVILGEAVPLAGPAIWISFVIAGLAALLSAVSYAEMAGLVPAAGSSYSYTYATMGEGMAWICGWCLVLEYAVSVAAVAVGAGQYVNESLAVFGQVLPDAISAPPGDGGVLNAPAIVIVVLAMVLLVRGAKESAWINTAIVLIKVGILVFFCAVAFTAFNGGHFEPLMPMGAAGVSAAASRVFFSYIGFDAASTAGEEARNPKRDLPRAILLSMLIVTTIYVLVAVAAIGARPWGWFDGTEAALVKILEETTGQPWVGVVFAVGAVLAIASIVLTVLYGQTRILLSMARDGLIPRIFGRVSPRTGTPVAGTLIVGTVVALTAGLVPLGALADATSIGTLFAFALVNVAVIHLRRTRPELKRSFRVPLFPLTPILGALMCAYLMANLGAETWAVFGLWMLVGVAAYFGYGRRHSRVAALSHEEYRGLSGAQPSDPACNPTPSTPEPMKAGIS; encoded by the coding sequence ATGACTGTGCCAACTCTTACGAGGGAACGCCCGCCGGCCACCTACCGCCGTCCCGGCCTGGCCGCGCAACTGCTTCGACGCAAGCCGATCGGCCAGCTGGTCAGCGAGGCCGAAACCGGCCACGGGGGCACCGGCCTGGTCCGCAGCTTCGGGGTCATGCACCTGACGATGATCAGCGTCGGCGCCACCCTCGGCACCGGCATCCTCGTCATCCTGGGCGAAGCGGTACCGCTGGCCGGACCGGCCATCTGGATTTCCTTCGTCATCGCCGGACTCGCCGCCCTGCTCTCCGCGGTCTCCTACGCGGAGATGGCCGGCCTGGTGCCCGCCGCCGGTTCGAGCTACTCCTACACCTACGCGACCATGGGCGAAGGCATGGCCTGGATCTGCGGCTGGTGCCTGGTCCTGGAATACGCCGTCTCCGTGGCCGCCGTCGCCGTCGGGGCGGGGCAGTACGTCAACGAATCCCTGGCGGTCTTCGGCCAGGTCCTGCCCGACGCCATCTCCGCACCGCCGGGCGACGGCGGGGTGCTCAACGCGCCCGCGATCGTCATCGTGGTCCTGGCCATGGTGCTGCTGGTCCGTGGCGCCAAGGAAAGCGCCTGGATCAACACCGCGATCGTGCTGATCAAGGTCGGCATCCTCGTGTTCTTCTGCGCCGTGGCCTTCACCGCCTTCAACGGCGGGCACTTCGAGCCGCTGATGCCGATGGGCGCCGCCGGCGTCTCGGCCGCCGCGTCCCGGGTGTTCTTCTCCTACATCGGTTTCGACGCGGCCTCCACGGCCGGCGAGGAAGCGCGGAACCCGAAGCGCGACCTCCCGCGGGCCATCCTGCTCTCGATGCTGATCGTCACCACCATCTACGTGCTCGTCGCCGTCGCCGCCATCGGTGCCCGGCCGTGGGGCTGGTTCGACGGCACCGAAGCCGCCCTCGTGAAGATCCTCGAAGAAACAACCGGGCAGCCCTGGGTCGGCGTCGTGTTCGCCGTCGGGGCGGTCCTGGCCATCGCCAGTATCGTGCTGACCGTCCTCTACGGGCAGACCCGCATCCTGCTGTCCATGGCGCGGGACGGGCTGATCCCCAGGATCTTCGGCCGCGTCTCACCCCGCACCGGCACCCCGGTTGCCGGGACCCTGATCGTGGGCACCGTCGTCGCACTGACCGCCGGGCTCGTGCCGCTCGGTGCCCTGGCCGACGCCACCAGCATCGGCACCCTGTTCGCCTTCGCCCTGGTCAACGTCGCCGTCATCCACCTGAGGCGCACCCGGCCCGAACTCAAGCGCAGCTTCCGCGTCCCGCTGTTTCCGTTGACGCCCATCCTCGGAGCCCTCATGTGCGCCTACCTGATGGCCAACCTCGGTGCCGAAACCTGGGCCGTCTTCGGCCTCTGGATGCTGGTCGGCGTCGCGGCCTACTTCGGCTACGGCCGCCGGCATTCCCGGGTGGCCGCCCTGAGCCACGAGGAATACCGTGGACTATCCGGCGCACAACCATCCGACCCAGCTTGCAATCCCACACCGTCCACCCCCGAACCGATGAAGGCAGGGATCTCATGA
- a CDS encoding PucR family transcriptional regulator yields the protein MTAEAAERLGFVTLAQFLLQLPPDLRVLHDGGNGAGRLRWVEPSELEDPTPYLLDGEFVLTAGLPFLGGGGEEPRVDGYVQRLVGARVGALGFGLEPYFDAVPESVVQACRRHNLTLVEIPKTVPFAAVGLEFSQLLESDNATTFRQLADTNRQLMRAVLSARPEHELLAALVQRVPVWAVLVGADGRVRARGAGQAHGTSQAQGTGAAGVDPAELQPLLSRLLAGSGPRVELDSFDTAGSALVFGYPLRSTRDANLGALVLGTDAPLTPAQNSVVSSAVGLLELLVRQRTSGSLAPSQLATALLLHPESATSGGSRHINGLRDLLAQSASSTRSGQLRVVQGIRPEAAGRPDRPGSPAGAAGTSGGGRAGDSPVRELLEWRRMFDTKLVEITEYGFAAITRLKVDDALLAEVERLGWRLVVGSATEFTGLAGAYERASSLRPRVRTTGSSVRVDDVTWSVTGLLGNQAGAMLAARLLEPVMALEPERRDTLLGILRAWLGENGSWDATAKATGLHRNSVRRQIGVLSELLGTDFNQAQARAEFWIALQYTGELPGLQPAPDTGPA from the coding sequence GTGACGGCTGAAGCCGCGGAGCGGCTCGGCTTCGTGACCCTGGCGCAATTCCTGCTGCAGCTGCCGCCGGATCTGAGGGTCCTGCACGACGGCGGAAACGGTGCCGGACGGCTGCGCTGGGTGGAGCCCAGTGAGCTGGAGGATCCGACTCCGTACCTGCTGGACGGCGAATTCGTGCTGACTGCCGGCCTGCCGTTCCTTGGCGGGGGCGGCGAGGAACCGCGCGTGGATGGCTACGTGCAGCGGCTGGTCGGGGCGCGGGTCGGCGCTCTTGGCTTCGGCCTCGAGCCGTACTTCGACGCGGTGCCGGAGAGCGTGGTGCAGGCCTGCAGACGGCACAACCTGACCCTGGTCGAAATCCCGAAGACCGTCCCGTTCGCCGCCGTCGGGCTGGAATTCTCGCAGCTGCTGGAATCGGACAACGCCACAACGTTCCGGCAACTGGCCGACACCAACCGGCAGCTCATGCGCGCCGTGCTGTCGGCACGGCCGGAACACGAGCTCCTGGCGGCGCTGGTGCAGCGGGTTCCGGTCTGGGCGGTGCTGGTGGGGGCCGACGGACGGGTCCGCGCCCGCGGGGCGGGCCAGGCACACGGGACAAGCCAGGCGCAGGGTACCGGTGCCGCCGGTGTTGATCCGGCGGAGTTGCAGCCGCTGCTCTCACGGCTGCTGGCCGGCAGCGGCCCGCGGGTGGAACTGGACTCGTTCGACACCGCCGGATCGGCGCTGGTCTTCGGGTATCCCCTGCGCAGCACCCGGGACGCCAACCTGGGCGCCCTCGTGCTCGGGACGGATGCGCCGCTGACGCCCGCCCAGAACAGCGTCGTCTCCTCCGCCGTCGGGCTCCTGGAACTGCTGGTGCGGCAGCGCACCAGCGGCTCCTTGGCCCCCAGCCAGCTCGCCACCGCGCTGCTGCTGCATCCGGAGAGCGCGACGTCGGGTGGGAGCCGGCACATCAACGGCCTCAGGGACCTGCTGGCGCAGAGTGCCTCTTCCACCCGCTCCGGGCAACTGCGGGTGGTGCAGGGCATCCGCCCGGAGGCCGCCGGGCGCCCGGACCGCCCAGGTAGCCCGGCCGGCGCGGCCGGCACATCCGGTGGCGGCCGTGCCGGCGACAGCCCCGTCCGGGAGCTGCTGGAGTGGCGCAGGATGTTTGATACCAAGCTGGTGGAGATCACCGAGTACGGCTTTGCCGCCATTACCCGGTTGAAGGTCGACGACGCCCTGTTGGCCGAGGTCGAACGGCTGGGCTGGCGCCTGGTGGTCGGGAGCGCCACCGAATTTACCGGCCTGGCCGGCGCCTACGAGCGCGCCTCCTCGCTCCGCCCCAGGGTCCGGACCACCGGCAGCAGCGTCCGGGTTGATGACGTCACCTGGTCCGTGACGGGACTGCTGGGCAACCAGGCAGGCGCCATGTTGGCCGCCCGGCTGCTGGAACCGGTCATGGCCCTCGAACCGGAGCGCCGGGACACCCTGCTCGGCATCCTGCGCGCCTGGCTCGGCGAGAACGGCAGCTGGGACGCCACGGCCAAGGCCACGGGACTTCACCGCAACAGCGTCCGCCGCCAGATCGGCGTGCTCTCGGAGCTGCTCGGGACGGACTTCAACCAGGCCCAGGCCCGCGCGGAGTTCTGGATCGCACTGCAATACACCGGCGAGCTCCCGGGCCTTCAGCCCGCCCCGGACACCGGCCCTGCCTGA